In Gemmatimonadota bacterium, one genomic interval encodes:
- the rpsG gene encoding 30S ribosomal protein S7, producing the protein MPRRREVPKREIAPDPRYGSDMAAKFINAMMNGGKRNTAEGIFYRAMDIVETKSGQSGVTVFKAAVANTKPVVEVKSRRVGGATYQVPVEVRPERRQALAFRWLIGYARARSEKSMAEKLSAELLAASRNEGASIKKREDTHRMAEANKAFSHFRW; encoded by the coding sequence ATGCCGAGACGACGAGAAGTACCGAAGAGGGAGATCGCTCCGGATCCCCGCTACGGTTCAGACATGGCCGCAAAGTTCATCAACGCAATGATGAACGGCGGGAAGAGGAATACCGCAGAAGGAATCTTCTATCGGGCCATGGACATCGTGGAGACCAAGAGCGGGCAGTCGGGCGTGACGGTGTTCAAGGCGGCCGTCGCCAACACGAAGCCCGTGGTGGAGGTCAAGTCCCGCAGGGTCGGTGGCGCCACCTATCAGGTCCCCGTAGAGGTCCGTCCCGAGAGGCGGCAGGCGCTGGCATTCCGGTGGCTCATCGGATACGCCCGCGCACGGAGTGAGAAGTCCATGGCCGAGAAGCTCTCTGCGGAGCTTCTGGCTGCGTCGCGGAACGAAGGCGCTTCCATCAAAAAGAGGGAAGACACGCACCGCATGGCTGAAGCAAACAAGGCGTTCTCTCACTTCCGCTGGTAA
- the rpsL gene encoding 30S ribosomal protein S12 encodes MPTINQLVRKGRRSQKKKTKSPALMACPQRRGVCTRVYTTTPKKPNSALRKVARVRLTNGIEVTSYVPGEGHNLQEHSIVLIRGGRVKDLPGVRYHVIRGVLDASGVDSRRQGRSKYGAKRPKK; translated from the coding sequence TTGCCGACGATCAATCAGCTGGTCCGCAAGGGTCGGCGGTCGCAGAAAAAGAAGACCAAGTCTCCGGCGCTGATGGCATGTCCTCAGCGGCGGGGGGTCTGTACGCGCGTCTACACGACGACGCCGAAGAAGCCGAATTCGGCCCTCCGAAAGGTGGCCCGTGTTCGCCTGACAAACGGGATTGAGGTCACTTCCTATGTCCCGGGAGAAGGGCACAACCTGCAGGAGCACTCCATCGTTCTCATTCGAGGAGGACGGGTGAAGGATCTTCCCGGTGTTCGGTACCATGTCATCCGGGGAGTTCTGGACGCGAGCGGGGTGGATTCTCGCAGGCAGGGAAGGTCGAAGTACGGGGCCAAGCGTCCCAAGAAGTAG